From the Parafrankia irregularis genome, the window TCACCGCGGCCGGGACCGCGCTGTTGCGGGAGAGTCGAGTTCTGCTGGCGCAGGCCGAGCGGGCGATCGACGCCGCCCGGCTCGCGGCCCGGGGCGACCGGTCGCCGCTTCGGGTCGGGTTCCTGGTCACGGTGGCGAACTACCTGATGCCCCCGGTTGTGCGGACCCTGCGCGAGCGCCACCCGCACATCGCCGTGCGCGCCGAGGACCTGCCGATCGCCGCGCTGGTCGCGGGCCTGCGGGAGGGCCGGCTCGACGCCGCTCTCACCCGGCCGCCGCTGGTCGACGACCTCGAGAGCGAGGTTGTGCTGCGCGAGCCGGTCGCCGCCGTCCTGCCCGTGGGCCATCGGCTGGCCGGCCGTGACGAGTTGCGGATGGCTGACCTGGCCGACGAGCCGTGGGTGCTCACGCCGAGCCATTCCTGGCCGCCGTGGCACCGCAAGTACGAGACCGATTTCCGCCGGGCCGGCTTCTCCCCCCGGGTCGTCGAGCGTGGGACGAGCCCGCAGGGCCTGTTGGCACTTGTCGCGGCAGGCGTGGGCGTGACCCGCCTGCCATGCTCGTCCCGCTCCCTGCGCGACAGCGGGGTCGTCTTCGTCCCGCTCACCGGCGACGAGGCCGAGGTTGTCCTCGTCCGGCGGGCCGGCGCGCCGCCCCCACCGGCCTTCGACGCCCTGCGCCAGGTAGTCCACGACGTCGCCCGCACGACCGACCTGGCCGCCGCCGGCTGAGCGCCGACCTTCCCGGCGGCACGCCCCTCACGGGGCCAGGTCAGGCACATCACGCTCGTGTCGAACTTTGACGGTATGTATCGCTACCCGTAACGTTGCGCAGCATGGACCCGTGGACTTCGGATCCGGTCGAAGACCTTTCAGGGGCAGACACGGGATACGAGTCGGAGAACTCGGCCCACTCGGACGCGGAGTACGACACGGCGAACGAGTGGCAGCACCGTCCCCCCTCGGACCCAGGGCGCGGGCGGGAGGAGGCAGCCGGCCCGGCCGGGCGCCACGGGCACCACGGGCGCCGAAAGCCGTGGAAGTTCATCGCGCTTGTGACGACCGTGGCCGCGGTCCTCGTGGTCGGCGTCACCGCGACCATCGTGGACGTGGTCGTACCAGGCAGGGAGAGCCATCCCGTCGTCGGGTTCGTGCCGACGGGGGCCTCCCCTGAGCAGGACGGTGAGCAGATCACCACCGCGTTCCTGAGTGCGTGGGCGGCCGGCAGCCTCGAGCTGGCGGCCAGCTACACCGACAGCCCGCAGGCCGCCGAGGAGGCCTTCGCCGCGTACCGCGAGGGCCTCCATCTCACGACACTGAGCGGCTCGTCCGCCGGCGCCACCAGGCTGGTCGAAAACGCGACGTCCGAGGCCGCGCAGACGCCGCGGATCAAGGTCGCCATCGCGGTGAACGCCCTGGTCGCAGCCCCGGCCGGCACCGGGGTGATCAGTGGTACCTGGAGCTACCACTCGTCGCTGGTCGCCTACCAGAAGCCGGACTCGCCGGCGTGGTCCATCGCGTGGGCACCTGACGTCCTCGCGCCGAACCTCACCGCCGCCACACACCCCGCCGCCGTCCCGCTGGCTCCGACGGCCACGTCCGTCGTCGACTCCAGCGGCAACAGCCTCACCTCATACCAGGACGCGGGCCTGAACACGATCGCGGGAATCCTGAAGTCCAGCCCACCCGAGAACCTGGGGCAACCGGGGCTCGCCGTCGAGATCCAGTCCGCCGCCGGTACGCCGGTCAGGGGCACCCGGACAGTGATCTCCGCGCCGGTGGCCGGCACCCTGGCCACCACCATCAGCGCCGGGGCGGAGCAGGCCGCGCGCGGTGCCGTCGCGGAGCATCCGGACAGTTCCCTCGTCGCCATCCAGCCGTCGACCGGCCACATCCTGGCCATCGCCAACAACGCCGGCTACAACGACTTCGCACTCACCGCGGCGGTGGCACCAGGCTCGACCGGAAAGATCATCTCTGCGGCGGCGCTGATCAGCCACGGGGTCGTCACCGCGAACACCCCGGTCGCCTGCCCGGCTGTCTACACGGTGCAGGGCATCAGCTACCACAACGACAAGGGCGAGTCCGAGCCGGCGTCGACGCCTTTCTCCCGCAACTTCGCCCAGTCCTGCAACAACGCGTTCAGCCAGTGGTGGCAGCAGGAGAGCAACGGCCGTCTCGCCTCGGTCGCCAAGGAGTACTTCGGCCTCAACCAGCCATGGGACATCGGTCTCGGCAGACCCGCGACCTACTACAACCAGCCGGCGACCGCCAGCGGCTCCGAACTGGCCCAGAACATGTTCGGCCAGGGCCACATCACCGCGTCTCCGCTCGCGATGGCCTCAGTGGCGGCCACCGTCGCGGACGGGACCTTCAAGCAGCCCATCCTGCTGCCCGGAGCCTCGCAGATCGCCGCGACACCCCTGCCCGCCGGCGTCGACTCGCAGCTGAAAACCATGATGCGCGAGGTGGTCGCCGAGGGCACGGCCGCCGGGCTCGGGTTCGGCCCGACCGTCCACGCCAAGACAGGGACCTCGGACGTCGACAACCAGGAGCAGCCCAACAGCTGGTTCGTGGCCTTCGACCCAGCCCGGGACGTCGCTGTCGCCTGCCTCGTCCTCAACGCCGGACACGGTGCCCAGTTCGCCGCTCCGGAAGTTCTGCACTTCCTGGCCAGCCTTTAGGTACTGAGCAAGCGGGCGAGGCGGGTGACCGCGCGGTGTCGGTGACTGATCAGGAGATCTGAGCGGCCGGGAGCGTTGTTGCAGGGGCGCCGAACCAGCGGGAGAGAGCGTCTCGCAGCGTGAGCGCGGCTGTGTCGGTGGGCTCGGCGATGGACGCGGCCCAGGCGATGTGGGCGTCCGGGCGGATGAGCAGCGCGTCGGCGGGTCGGTGATCGGTTTTGGCGGTGTGGATATCGATGCGATGCTGCCAGTCCTGGGCAGCTGCGCGGAGTTCGGGGCGGTCGGCGAGGTCGAGGAGGAGGGGCCGTGCAGTGGGCGTGAGGTCCGCGATGCTGGTGGTGCCCTGGTCGGTGTAGAGGGTGAGATTGGGCGCGAAGGTGCCGGTCAGGGCGTGCTGATCGGGGTTGGGCAGCGGGTGGCGGACGTCTGAGCCGGCGATCATGGCTGCGATGCGGTGCAGGGGCTGTTCGTCGGCGCACAGTTCCAGGAAGAGGTCCCGGAGGGCGTCGGCGGCTGGGTCCTGGCCTCGGCGCAGTGCCACCTGTGCCTGGGTCTGGTACATGGCGCGGGCGCCGGCGAAGTGGCGCTCGCCGTGGTAGGTGTCCAGCAGGCCGGTCGGTGCCCAGCCGTGGATGTCGGCGGCCAGCTTCCAGGCGAGGTTGACCGCGTCGAGCATGCCGACATTGATGCCGATGCCCGTGGCGGGAAACTGGTGAGCCGCGTCGCCGGCCAGCAGGAAACGTCTGTCGCGGTACCTTTCGGCCTGCCGGGCCTGGAACCCGTAGCGTGACAGCCGGATCACTTCTTTGACGGGAAGGTCCACGCCGAGCACCCGGCGGATGCTGTCCTGGAACTCGGCCAGGGCCATGGGTGCGTCCCCGTCGAGGTCGGCGGGTTCGTCCTCGGTCGTCTGGACGAGCAGCATCTCCGGGGTGAGCCACCCGAATCCGAACACGCCGCGGTCTGTCCGGGTGAAGGAGGCCGCACGGACCCGGCCGAATCCGGGGAGGTCGAGGTCGCCGTTGTCGAGACGCGTCACGGAATCGGGCAGAGTGACCTGGCCCAGCCGGTTGACTTCTGGATAGGTCGTGCCGGCGAAGTCGATGCCGGCGAGGTCACGCACCCGGCTACGCGGGCCGTCGCAGCCCACCAGGTACCGGGCGCTCGTCCGGTACAGCCCCTGGGGGCCACGCACGTCCGCGGTCACTGTGGCCTCCTCCTGGCTGATCCCCACGACCTCGTGTCCGCGGCGAATGTCAGCGCCGAGTTCGCGAGCGTGCTCGTCGAGCAGGCGTTCGAGTCGCGGTTGCGGGAGATGCACACCCCAGATCGGGGAAACCGCCAGGTGCGAGAGGTCCAGGTGCACACCGCCGAACTGGATCCGAGGAGCTGTGTGGATCGGACCGACACTGGCCGCTTCGACCCGTTCCAGCAGGCCCCGGTAGCGCATCAGCTCCAGGATCTGCCCGCTGAAACCGTTCGCCTTCGGCGTCTCCTGCGGTAGCGGCTGCCGCTCCAGTACCAGCGGCCGGACTCCGGCCAGGCGTAGCTCGGCGGCCAGCATCAGGCCGGTCGGACCGGCACCCACGATGATCACTTCGGTGTCCGTCATGAGTTGCTCCCCGCGCAGTATTTCGCCGCGTTCCCGTTCGATCCGGCCATTGACAACAACGCACACATTTCGCGGCTCCTCATTCCGTGGGTTCCTGCCTCGGCCACGGATTCTGCGGCATGAACGGGGTCTTGCCGCAAGCCCCCCGCTGTGCTATATCTTAGAAATGGAAGGAATAGCTGTCATGCTGTTCCTCGACGTCCAGATGTGGACGGTCAACCCCCGCGTGGGGTAAAGAGCAGGCGATCCCCTGGATGGTCCCCGGGCGATGCATGCCTTCGGCCTGGCTCCGCCCTGCGGGAGCTCTGCCGGCGATGGTCAGGTGGAGACGGCGCGGGAAGCCCGAGCACGCCCGCGCCGTCGTGGGCCGCGAGAAACGGTATTTCTCCTCCACCTCGCGCCCGACGGGACGTCCGCTGCCGTGCAGGTGGAACGTTGGCCGTGTCGGTGAACAGTGGTAGTGAAGCGGCCCTATCGATCAGGCGCTGACGGCGAGGCCGCTCGCGCGCAGGGCGGCGACTCGAGCCGCGGGCGCGGTGGCGATCGAGCCGGCTGCATACGGCGGTTGGGGATCGTATTCGACAACGAGCTGGATGGATTCGGCGATGTCGTCGCCCGCCATGCGTCCAGTCAGGTGCAGGGCGAGATCGATACCGGCCGAGACGCCGGCCGCGGTGGCGTACTTCCCGTCGATGACGACCCGTTCGGCGGTGGCGATGGCGCCGAACGTCGTTAGGTGATCGAGGCAGATCCAGTGTGAGGTGGCGCGGTGACCGGTGAGCAGGCCCGCGGCGGCCAGAAGGAGCGAGCCGGAGCAGACCGAGGTCGTCCAGGTGGTCGCCGCGTCGACGCCGCGCAGCCAGTCGAGGGTCGGCTGGTCAGCCAGGAGGTCGGCGGCTCCGGGACCACCTGGCACCAGGAGTACGTCGGGGGCGGTTACCTCGGAGAGCGCGGCATCGGCGACGACGGCCAGGCTGGCCGTGTCGGCCCGGACCGGGCCGGGCCGGGCGGCTGCGAAGATCACCTCGGCCCCGGGGATGCGGGAGAGGATCTCGTACGGGCCGACGGCGTCCAGGCCGGTGAAGCGGTCATACAACATGATCGCGATCTGCATCAGAAACCTCCGGAGGTTGGGTGAGGTCGGAACTGGCGGCGATATTCCATCGGCGGCACACCCAGAACCCGAACGAAGGCGCGCCGCATCGCCTCAGCGGTGCCGTATCCGCACGACCGGGCGATCTGTTCGATTCCCTCGTCGGTGTCCTCCAGCCGTCGGCGGGCCGTCTCCAGCCGGACCCCGTCCACGTACCGCCCTGGCGTCACTCCGACCTCAGCGGCGAAGGCGCGGGCGAAGTGACGGGGTGACAGCGTCACGCGGCGGGCGAGAGAACCGACGGAAAGATCTCCTTCGGGGTGCTCGTCGATCCAGTGCTGGACCTCGCGCAGCTGCGGCCGTTCGGCGAGCTGAGCAGCGAGCTGCGCGCTGAGCTGCGCCTGCCCGCCCGGCCTGCGCAGGAACATCACCAGATGTCGGGCTATCAGCAGCGCGACGTCCCGCCCGAGGTCTTCTTCGACCAGCGCCAACGCCAGGTCGATACCTGCGGTGACGCCGGCCGAGGTGGCGATGTTCCCGTCTCGGACGTAGATCGGCTCGGCGTCGACCTGGATGTCGGGGAAGCGTCGAGCGAGCGCACCGCAATGTGCCCAGTGCGTCGTGGCACGACGTCCGTCCAGCAGGCCGGCCTCGGCGAGCAGGAAGGCCCCGGTGCAGACGGAGACCACACGATCGGCCTCGGCCGCCAGCTCGCCGATGCGGCGCACCAGCTCCGGGTCGGGGGCGGCCGTGCCCGGCCCGCCGGGCACCAGCAGTGTGTGAGCTGGTCCGACGTGGTCGATGTCGGCGTCGGGTAGCAGCCGCAGCCCACTGCATGTGCGCACCGGGCGGCCACCAGGCCCGGCGGTCGTGATCCGGTACGCACCTGGCCGTTCACCTGGCCGTTCCGTGGCGGCGTCCGCGCCGGCGAACACCTCCAGCGGGCCGGTCACGTCCAGGCTCTGGACGTCGTCGTAAAGCACGATGACCACGCTGCGCGGCCTCATACGGCTTAGGCTGGCAGGGCGCGAGTATGGCGGCAAGGACGCGGTTCCCACCTTTCCCGCCATCGCGTCCCGCCATCGTGGGCAGGGCCGCGGCGCGCGGCGCCGGGCTTCGGTCCTACCCGGCCGAGACGGCGGTGAGCTCACGGCAGTCCGTATCAACCGCGGCCGGCCGAGCCCGGATGTCGGAGGCCGTGAACCCGGCTGGGTGGACGCTCGGGAGCGCGGTCATGCCTCCTGCCGCCAGAGCGGCGTGACCTCAGCGTGGGTGAGTCGCCACCCGCCTTGGGTGCGGAGCGCCTGGAATGCGAAACGCAGGCCGACGAGCCTCAGGAGCGGGGGAAAGAGCTGTCTCGACGGGAAGTACGCGACAAGCCCGTTCGCCGTCATGGTGGCGCGGTCCCCGTCAAGCTCGACGAGCACGTCGGTGATCAGATGCTGAGAGTTTTCGTTGTCGTCGCTGGTGCGCCGCGAATACTCGAGTATGTCGTCGATCCCCGTGGCGCCGCCGCGAGCGCTGTGGATGACGGCGTCCTCGTGGAAGATCGCGCGCCCCTCCTTGTCGTCGCCGGTGTCCAGCCAGCGCCCAAGCTGACTGACCAGGGCGGCAAGTTCCGCTCGATCGGTGATGTCCCTCAGATGAGGCACGGTGCTCCTTCATGCTCCTGTGCCGAACGGCCTTGTTGATAAGGTGCGGAGCCGATGAGATCGCTTGGCCCCGCGACGGTCAGGCTAGGAGTTCAAGTCCGCTTGAGGTCAACTCCCTCGTCGGCCTGCTGCCGGCATCTCCTGGCGCTTCCCGCGGACTGGCCAGATATCCCGACTGTTGGCCGTCTACCGGTCAAGCATCACGACAGGTAGCCATCTGCTCTTGATCGCTTCACTGTCCGTCCGCCCACCGGACCCCCGGCTTGCCGGAGCGCGACCGCCAGCCGCTTCGATGCCGGTGCACCCGCCGGTTCGACCACCTGAGGGCGTGGCAGCTTGGCCGGTCCGGCTACCGTGATTGACGTGGGACTTCACCTGAGCCAGATTGACGAAGCGGACGAACTGCTGACCAGTGACCCGTTGGCGCTGCTGATCGGGATGGTGCTGGACCAGCAGTTCCCGCTGGAGCGTGCGTTCGCCGCGCCTTACGAGTTGACCAGGCGGCTCGGTCGTCCGCTTGACGTCGGCGAACTGGCGGCCTTTGATCCGGACGCGCTCGGTTCGGTCTTCGCGACGCCGCCAGCGCTGCACCGGTTCCCGGGCTCGATGGCGAAGCGGGTGCAGGCGGTCTGCCAGGTGATCGTCGATCAGTACGGTGGCGACCCGGCTTCGATCTGGGCGACCGCGGCCGACGGCAAGGAGCTCTTCAGACGGGTCGGCGCCCTGCCCGGCTTCGGTGCGCAGAAGGCGAAGATCTTCGTGGCGTTGCTGGGCAAGCAACTCGACGTCACCCCGCCGGGCTGGCGCGAGGTCTCCACGCCCTACGGCGACGACGGCAGCTTCCGCTCGGTCGCCGACATCACCGGCCCCGACACCCTGCTGAAGGTCCGGGACTTCAAGAAGCAGATGAAGGCCGCAGCCAAGGCAGGAGCGGCCTGAGTCACACTGTCGTCACTCTCCCGGACGCCGCCTCACTGCGTCCGGGCCAGGATCACACACCTGGAGATCAAAGGTTTTTTGCGGGGGCTATCGGCTGGATGCGCGGATCTTGTGGCTGAGCCGTCCGCCAGCGGAGAGTTGATCGCTGTTTGCTCGTGCCACGCGGTGGTGGGCCGCGCGCCGGTCAGGTGGAGACGTCGGCCCAGTCGTCCCAGGTGACGTCGACGTGGGTATAGGCAGGGTCGAAGGCCAGGCGAAGGTGGTCCCAATGCCAGACCGCGGTGTTGTAAACGTACCCGGTCTTCTGTTGGATACCCACGTGTACGGTGCTGTCGGAGTACACGTTGATGAGTGCGTCGTCGGGCCAGGGGGCGCCGTCGAGCCAATCAACACGGCATGGCGCATGAGTCTGGCGAGTGCTGGTCCCGATATTGCCGACGATGGTTTCGGTCCTGGTGAGCGTCATGGCCACCGGGTGGCCGTCGACGAGGATACGGAAGCCGCGCGGCTGATCGCGTACCTCGGTTGAGACCCGACGGCCGTCGACGACGATGTCTGCCATTGCGCAATAATACGACTCGCCGTAGCAGGCGCCAATTTAAATGGCTGCTGTCACATTCGGGCGGCCGGCGGCGACTGACCTGGGTATCTGGCCATTCAGACGTCCCGCGAATCGGTGCGACGTGTCTGGGGCCACGTCACCGTTCCGGAACTGATCGGGACCAGAAGTTCCCGCTCGGGCGTGCGTTCGCCGCGCCTTACGAGTCGACCAGGCGGCTCGGTCGGCCGCTCGACGTCGGCGAACTGGCGGCCTTTGATCCGGATGTGCTCGGTTCGGTCTTCGCGACGCCGCCGGCGCTGCACCGGTTCCCGGGCTCGATGGCGAAGTGGGTGCAGGCGGTCTGCCAGGTGATCGTCGATCAGTACGGTGGCGACCCGGCTTCGATCTGGGCCACCGCGGCCGACGGCAAGGAGCTCTTCAAACGGGTCGGCGCCCTGCGGCCGGATTTCTACCACGCCCACCGGGGGAGCCTGCCGCGTGAGGCTGGAGGAGCCTTGGTGACCCGTGGCGGAGTAGGGCCGGGCGCCATGCCTCCCCGATGGCGATCGCGGCGGCGTCCAGTCCGGCGCGTTGGCCCGTGGTGAAGGCCGCCGCCTCCGTCGAGGTGACTGTTCCTTCGACGAGCAGCAGCGGGGACGGGTCGAGCGCGAGCACGACGACCACGGCCCGTCGGTAGTCAGCGAGGAGCAGCGGGGGATCGCCGGCCGCGTGGTCGTCGAAGGCCATGTCCTGATCAAGAAGGCCGAGCACGTAGGAGCGGTACGTGGCCGCCACCGTCTCCACCCCGCGACGGGGCATCACGCCACCGCCGCGCGGGAGCCGAAGACCCGCGTTATCGCGGGGAAGCAGACCGGCCCCACGCTGTACTCCGACCAGCTGACCTCGCGGGCGAATCGGTCAGCCGCCGCCGCGCTCTCGAATGCCACGACGATCTCCCGCACACGTTGGCTGTCACCGTCGAACCGGACCAGGCCGAACACCGTTTGCTCTACGTCCACGTGGTCACCTCCGGAAGGGCGAAGGGCCGGTTCCGGGCGGCTCGTGTGTGGCCCGTGGGGGTGGGCACCGCCCGGAACCGGCGGGATGCGGCGCCGTACCGGGGACCGCTGTCAGCCCGGTGAGAACCGCGATCACCAGTGCACCGTGGCCACCCCACAGCCCGGGACGCCGAGCACGCGGGATACCCGTGGGATACCTCGGGGAGGATCAGCAGCCCGCGGGGCGGAGCCGTCATCCGGGCTGCCGAGCAGTGTCCGCACTTGTACGATCACGCTGTGAGACGGGCCGCGACGTCACCCAACGACCAGGTGCGCGCCGCTCGCCTGCGCCACCCGTCGACGCTCACCCCAGGCGAGCCATTGTCCCGCCAGGAGCTTGCCGAACGCGTCAACCGGTGGATCTACGAGCAGGACCAGACGATCACCGAGATCGACGCCAACTACATCGGCAAACTGGAACGCGGCGTGATCCGCTGGCCGCAGCGCCGCTACCGCGAAGCCCTACGGGCCATTCTCCGAGCGGAGACAGACCGAGACCTGGGCTTTCACCGACCCGTACAGAGCGCGAACGGAGGTGTGGAGGTCGACCGCCAACAGTTCCTCCGCGCCGCTGCGGTCGCCAGCGCCGCAACGGCCCTTCCTGCCTAAAGATCTACGATAGTTCCGCACGCACACACGATGTCGCAATCTCCGAACTTGAAGGAATGGTAAACTCCCTTGCCATTGAATTGGGTTTGATTGCGGGAGAGCACATACGACTCGTAGGAAGCAGGCATCGTGCCAGCGGCCCCGCCCAGAGCGTCTACCGCGCCGTAGAAGAAATGAAGCACCGACCAGGAGCGATATCTAAAATCGGATCGCGCTACCCCGAGGCAGCCGTAACTCTCTTCCGTCGCGCGCAAAGTTCACATTTCGACAAGAGCCTGAGTTACCTTGCATACTACCAACTTCTGGAGTATTTTTTTCCCGTTTATTCCAGAAAGGATCTACTTGACAAGATCAAAAATACCATAAAGGATCCGAGATTCAATAAACACTCGGACGTAGACGTTGGCCGACTTGTCTACCTCGTCGAACACGATAGCCTAACTCGCGCCAGCGAGAGGGAACAGTTGGCGGGAGTAATCGGAAGTTGCATAAGTGGGCCGCGGCTAATGCGCCACCTGAGAAATGAAACTATTCGAAAATATCTCGCCGACAAAGAATCTCTACCTGAAGTTCCGACCATAAATCCGACCAATGCAAATATTCCACTGTCGAGACAGATTGCATCCCGCATCTACTCAATACGATGCAAGATTGTCCACACTAAAGATGGCGTGACACCCGGAATTCTAGACGACATACTACTGGTTGGCGGGTCGGCTTTAATGGTCGACCTTTACTTGATCGAAGAGATTGCAAAAGACGTGCTTGCCGCGAGCGGCGAACCGCTGAACTATTGATGGATGACGAACGCCGGTAGGCGACCGTGGAGTGAGCGCCCGCTTCTCTTAACCCGCGGGTCACTCATGTCATGCTCCAGCGCCGATCCGGCCAGGCTGACAGCCAAGTTGACAGCCAAGCCGTTCGACAGCGGCGGACGTTGACGGACATCAGTGGACGGAGCGCACCAGGTCAGCGGACGCGGCGGACGTCCACGGACGCCGTCGGGAGATCCAGATCTAACTTGGATCAGATGCGCTACCTCCATCTGCAAAGTGACCAGACCACAGGGCTGGCAGGCAAGTACACCTACAGTTAGCGGAGGAGCCGGGTTCAGATCACAGGCCGAGCCCACGGCCAGTACCAGCGGGCATCTACAGATGCCGACGGACAGCAGGTGATCCCCTAGCCCGAGGATCAACGCTCCCTGAGCGAGGAGTCGGCTGTGTAATTACATGCAGATGCGTTTAATGAACCAGTGAGTGTCAGGGGACCGCTCTACCCGTCGTCCCGTACCGTTCGGCCACCCGGAGGAAGCACTATGGTCGCCTCGACCCCCATATGACGTTTGAGAAGATCGAGGAGATGCGTACCGTCCCAAAGCTGAATCTGCTTCCCTTCGATCCATTCATAGGCACTTGGGCCGAAATGGCTGGTTGTGACCACGACGCCATGAGTCGCACCCTCATGCAAGAAGGTCCCGTACATTTCTCTGACTACCGCGGCCTCAACGGTTCCTTTGTAGCGTTTCGCTTGAAAGATCGCCTTTAGCGGGAAGACCGGGTCATCGCGAACTGCGACGATGTCGACTCCTCGATCGTTTGACCCCCTTGTTTGCTTTACCGTGTAGCCCATGGCCGCTACAAGGTCATGAATGAGTCTCTCGAACGACTTCCAATCGAGATCGAGGAGATTGGGTCGGAGACCGAGATCTACCGGCGCCTCGACTTCGATGAAACGATCGTCGTTCATGTCGAACTCGAGAATTGGCGGGACCGGCAATAGCTCTGCCGGGCTGCGTGACGTCCGAGCTTTAAATTTCTTTCGCAAGCAGTCATTAGGGTCAAGTTGCGTAAGATTCAACCCGAAAAAGGTTGAACGATCCGCGAGTAAGCTAACTAGAACCGGCTGTATCGGGTGCCCTGTCGAAGTATCGATTGTGTCGACTATTCCGTTCAGCACAACGTGGTCTACGAGATTGACCGGGTCGGCTTGGAAAATCTCGTAGATGCTACGCAGAACAACGGAACCAAGGAGCTTCGAATACCGACTGCGAATATCAGCGATAGCGCGCTTCTTTTCCGTGAAGGTTCCACTGTTCTTGACGTATCGGTAACTCTCAATGGGTGGAATGACGTCCGAGCGGGGGAGAATCAAGACCACCTTCAGTTGCCGCTGGTCCGGAATATACTCCACACGCCTACCGGTCGGAAAATCACTCGGAAAGGGTCGCTCATCCAGCACTCCTTCAAAGTATCCGCTGACGGCTATTTTTTCTTTTGCTTTCAGGCTTTGGCGAATCGCGGCAATTTTAGCTTCGTAATTTTCTTGGATTTCCGCGAGTTGCGAGAGTCGAGCTGCTTCACGATCCTCGTACTTCTTGACGGCCCCGCCGTGTTCCGCAGTGGCCGTGGCTACCTCGTCGCGATACGCCTTGGCCCGGACAAGGCGTCCCAGCCCAGTGGGAGCCTCCGGCAAGAAATCCTCTAGACTCGGCGCGGGTTCCGGAGTCGTGAGGTGCTTTAGGTCGGGAGGCGGAAGGTAGAGTCGCTTCCGATTAGCGGCGATGCGGGATCGATTCCCCGGGGTCAAAGCATCAGGCAGGATCGCATCAAGAGTGGCCAAGGTGACGGAAAGATCGTTGTTCATTTGCTCGGCAGCGCGTATCCCGCGCTCGTCTCGAAGCCGCTTCGCCTCACGGGTCTCCATAGCACCTCGCCTTTGCCGACACGACAGGACCCACAGGAGATCGAACACGCTGTGTTGCCAACCCCGGCAGGCTAGCTACACAGATGCACTCTTCAGGGTAGTTTGATTACAGCAGATCAGAATGCGCTATGTCTTGGGATCGCCGAAGCGGTCAACCACCTGCAGCCCGGCCAAGCCCTACCTCGAAATAGCAGACGGCGACCGTGGGCCACCTGCGGGCCGAGATGTAGGAGGAGCGCAGTCCCTGCCTACAGCACGAACAGCAGCGGACAGGTCGTGCTGCGGATCGAGAGACGGATGGCCACCCTGTAGCTCCACTAGCCGAGTCCCGGTACTGCAATTTTGCTGCAACAGGGGCGAACGCCCGAAGACGTGGGTGGACATCGCCGGGTGCGTGACCTGCACCGGCAGACAACAGTGGACGTTTGTGGACGGTGTGCCGAGGGCTAGGGATCAAAAGGTTTGGCCACATCCATGGGCCCGTCGAGGATCGGAGGACCTGCCAGCGGGGTGGGCTTGGTCGGCCACTCCTGGTGGATACCCATTCCCCGGCTGGGCGCCAGATGGTCTGACGGGGCACCGGCCGCGTCAAGGGCGCCCTTCGGGCCGTCCTTCGGACTGGCTGCGCCACCCTTGACCCGACCGGCGTCCCGCACAGGCGGAGGCGCTGACCGGGGAACGGGCGGAAGAAGTGGGAGGGTCCGGCGGGCTTCGCGACCCCCACCCGGCGCTCCGAGCCGCCGGCGGCGCTGTGGCGGGCGCCGGTCGATCCCGGCGATGGTCACGCTCCACCATCCTGTAACCAGCGGGGCCGCGGGTCCCGCCGCCCTGCAGCGGTCCGCAAACAGTCCGCAGGAGGGTGGAAAACGGTCCGCGTCAGTGGCAACTACTGAAAGCGAGAA encodes:
- a CDS encoding LysR family transcriptional regulator encodes the protein MTPELRQLRYFVAAAEEGSLTRAAARLHIAQQSLSQQIRALERQVGAALLVRSSHGVTLTAAGTALLRESRVLLAQAERAIDAARLAARGDRSPLRVGFLVTVANYLMPPVVRTLRERHPHIAVRAEDLPIAALVAGLREGRLDAALTRPPLVDDLESEVVLREPVAAVLPVGHRLAGRDELRMADLADEPWVLTPSHSWPPWHRKYETDFRRAGFSPRVVERGTSPQGLLALVAAGVGVTRLPCSSRSLRDSGVVFVPLTGDEAEVVLVRRAGAPPPPAFDALRQVVHDVARTTDLAAAG
- a CDS encoding penicillin-binding transpeptidase domain-containing protein; the encoded protein is MDPWTSDPVEDLSGADTGYESENSAHSDAEYDTANEWQHRPPSDPGRGREEAAGPAGRHGHHGRRKPWKFIALVTTVAAVLVVGVTATIVDVVVPGRESHPVVGFVPTGASPEQDGEQITTAFLSAWAAGSLELAASYTDSPQAAEEAFAAYREGLHLTTLSGSSAGATRLVENATSEAAQTPRIKVAIAVNALVAAPAGTGVISGTWSYHSSLVAYQKPDSPAWSIAWAPDVLAPNLTAATHPAAVPLAPTATSVVDSSGNSLTSYQDAGLNTIAGILKSSPPENLGQPGLAVEIQSAAGTPVRGTRTVISAPVAGTLATTISAGAEQAARGAVAEHPDSSLVAIQPSTGHILAIANNAGYNDFALTAAVAPGSTGKIISAAALISHGVVTANTPVACPAVYTVQGISYHNDKGESEPASTPFSRNFAQSCNNAFSQWWQQESNGRLASVAKEYFGLNQPWDIGLGRPATYYNQPATASGSELAQNMFGQGHITASPLAMASVAATVADGTFKQPILLPGASQIAATPLPAGVDSQLKTMMREVVAEGTAAGLGFGPTVHAKTGTSDVDNQEQPNSWFVAFDPARDVAVACLVLNAGHGAQFAAPEVLHFLASL
- a CDS encoding FAD-dependent monooxygenase, coding for MTDTEVIIVGAGPTGLMLAAELRLAGVRPLVLERQPLPQETPKANGFSGQILELMRYRGLLERVEAASVGPIHTAPRIQFGGVHLDLSHLAVSPIWGVHLPQPRLERLLDEHARELGADIRRGHEVVGISQEEATVTADVRGPQGLYRTSARYLVGCDGPRSRVRDLAGIDFAGTTYPEVNRLGQVTLPDSVTRLDNGDLDLPGFGRVRAASFTRTDRGVFGFGWLTPEMLLVQTTEDEPADLDGDAPMALAEFQDSIRRVLGVDLPVKEVIRLSRYGFQARQAERYRDRRFLLAGDAAHQFPATGIGINVGMLDAVNLAWKLAADIHGWAPTGLLDTYHGERHFAGARAMYQTQAQVALRRGQDPAADALRDLFLELCADEQPLHRIAAMIAGSDVRHPLPNPDQHALTGTFAPNLTLYTDQGTTSIADLTPTARPLLLDLADRPELRAAAQDWQHRIDIHTAKTDHRPADALLIRPDAHIAWAASIAEPTDTAALTLRDALSRWFGAPATTLPAAQIS
- a CDS encoding DJ-1/PfpI family protein, translated to MQIAIMLYDRFTGLDAVGPYEILSRIPGAEVIFAAARPGPVRADTASLAVVADAALSEVTAPDVLLVPGGPGAADLLADQPTLDWLRGVDAATTWTTSVCSGSLLLAAAGLLTGHRATSHWICLDHLTTFGAIATAERVVIDGKYATAAGVSAGIDLALHLTGRMAGDDIAESIQLVVEYDPQPPYAAGSIATAPAARVAALRASGLAVSA
- a CDS encoding GlxA family transcriptional regulator, with the protein product MRPRSVVIVLYDDVQSLDVTGPLEVFAGADAATERPGERPGAYRITTAGPGGRPVRTCSGLRLLPDADIDHVGPAHTLLVPGGPGTAAPDPELVRRIGELAAEADRVVSVCTGAFLLAEAGLLDGRRATTHWAHCGALARRFPDIQVDAEPIYVRDGNIATSAGVTAGIDLALALVEEDLGRDVALLIARHLVMFLRRPGGQAQLSAQLAAQLAERPQLREVQHWIDEHPEGDLSVGSLARRVTLSPRHFARAFAAEVGVTPGRYVDGVRLETARRRLEDTDEGIEQIARSCGYGTAEAMRRAFVRVLGVPPMEYRRQFRPHPTSGGF